Proteins from a single region of Alloscardovia omnicolens:
- a CDS encoding DUF4190 domain-containing protein, producing the protein MTDDVNKLNNEPTHDAETDHCDGPAYGRLASEFPGWDPYVYGKPRESEDNKEPVKNKRIIVTSPFAASSPQRGADQQNHRGTPNNASDQPQFFDRNGNPIANPFEQFEFDPDDPQKNPVYGRWDFYAIIAFIGSFFTQTTLLALFLAIMSLNRTKKLHMKGRALAIIALVLCVLQIVLFAYIVANGMTEMEFLNMVMAWIQSHIGA; encoded by the coding sequence ATGACCGATGATGTGAACAAGCTTAATAATGAGCCGACACATGATGCTGAAACAGATCATTGCGATGGTCCTGCCTACGGTCGTTTAGCATCAGAATTTCCGGGTTGGGATCCTTATGTATATGGCAAACCACGTGAGAGTGAAGATAATAAGGAACCCGTTAAGAACAAGCGCATTATAGTTACCTCACCTTTTGCTGCCAGTTCTCCTCAGCGAGGAGCCGATCAGCAAAATCATCGAGGTACGCCTAACAATGCATCTGATCAACCTCAATTTTTTGATCGCAATGGCAATCCTATTGCCAATCCATTTGAACAATTTGAGTTTGATCCAGATGATCCCCAGAAAAATCCTGTGTATGGACGCTGGGATTTCTATGCGATTATTGCTTTTATTGGTTCCTTCTTTACGCAGACCACATTGCTGGCTCTGTTCCTAGCTATTATGTCCTTGAATCGCACCAAAAAATTGCATATGAAAGGGCGTGCATTAGCGATTATTGCTCTCGTTTTATGCGTTCTTCAAATTGTGTTATTTGCTTATATCGTGGCAAATGGCATGACGGAAATGGAATTTCTCAATATGGTGATGGCGTGGATACAATCACATATTGGTGCATAA
- the argB gene encoding acetylglutamate kinase yields the protein MDTQHNTANSPITENYASHINVHQDLTDSQKSEVLLEMLPWLQEFADSLVVVKYGGNAMINDEMRAAFAEDMVFLRQLGLHPVVVHGGGPQINQMLDTLGIKSEFRGGLRVTSKETMDVVRMVLTGKVSRELVGLINSYGPYAVGLSGEDGGLFSAVRRQPLVNGQSIDVGLVGDVVSVDARAVEDLIESDRIPVVSSVAPNEDDATQVLNVNADTAAAALASALGASKLIILTDVEGLYSQWPDKNSLVSQIGAETLRDMLPNLESGMRPKMEACIRAIDGGVSQAHIIDGRKKHSILNEIFTSAGIGTMVIAGEGMHMRRYHE from the coding sequence ATGGATACGCAACATAACACAGCAAATTCACCAATCACTGAGAATTATGCGTCACATATTAATGTGCATCAGGATCTCACCGATAGCCAAAAATCTGAGGTTCTGTTGGAAATGCTGCCATGGCTTCAAGAATTTGCCGATTCTCTTGTCGTGGTGAAATATGGTGGCAATGCAATGATTAACGATGAGATGCGAGCAGCATTTGCTGAGGACATGGTTTTTCTCAGGCAGCTTGGTCTTCATCCCGTAGTGGTGCATGGGGGAGGCCCGCAGATTAATCAGATGCTCGACACTTTGGGGATTAAATCAGAATTCCGTGGTGGATTGCGCGTAACCAGCAAAGAAACAATGGACGTGGTCCGCATGGTTTTGACCGGCAAAGTATCACGCGAACTCGTTGGTTTGATTAATTCCTATGGTCCCTATGCTGTAGGTTTATCCGGTGAAGATGGTGGTCTCTTTTCAGCAGTTCGCCGTCAGCCACTTGTTAACGGTCAAAGCATTGATGTTGGCTTAGTTGGAGATGTGGTCAGTGTAGATGCTCGGGCTGTTGAAGATTTAATCGAATCAGATCGCATTCCTGTGGTCTCTTCAGTGGCACCAAATGAGGATGATGCAACTCAAGTGCTTAATGTTAATGCAGATACGGCAGCAGCGGCATTGGCTAGTGCTTTAGGCGCCAGTAAACTGATTATTCTCACAGATGTTGAAGGTCTTTATTCTCAGTGGCCTGATAAAAACTCATTGGTCAGCCAAATCGGTGCAGAAACTTTACGCGATATGCTGCCGAATTTGGAATCGGGGATGCGTCCAAAAATGGAAGCGTGCATTCGCGCAATAGACGGTGGAGTTAGCCAGGCGCACATTATTGATGGTCGAAAAAAGCATTCCATTCTCAATGAGATTTTTACTTCTGCTGGAATCGGCACCATGGTTATTGCTGGTGAGGGGATGCATATGAGGAGATATCATGAGTAA
- the pheT gene encoding phenylalanine--tRNA ligase subunit beta, with product MPLIDMNWLRDHVAVPAEETYEQLAADLVKVGLEEEEIHTSQVTGPIVVGYVVDLTPEPQKNGKIINWCHIDVGEHNVLDENGNKVPRGIVCGAPNIAAGQKVVVTLPGAVLPGDFKIEPRKTYGHVSDGMCASERELGLGSEHNGIIVLNNYGLSPEQVDALQPGQDAMGLLGLNEATLEINITPDRGYAFSYRGVAREFHHSTGATFTDSVASYQERAQQLNASDKGDVEVIIDDTNPIHGVPGCDRYYARTITGINPEGRSTHQMRQRLLRSGMRPISAAVDVTNYVMLDVGQPLHAYDLDKIEQPIVVRRAVDGEKLVTLDGKEHELVNEDLLITDSPNGERGSRVLGIAGVMGGMYGEVTEQTRNVLIEAAHFDPISIARSARRHKIPSEASRRFERGVDTTLQDAAAYEAIDLLTSVCGGQASDNPTDINNTSEPATIQFHTSEVKRLTGLTTSDEDIARILTDIGSAVNTVSEGVLAVTVPTWRPDLTEACDLVEEVARLVGYDQIAVTVPSVPSTSITGLTDSQLRRRQVADTLAEYGLTETISYPFVGDADFEDFAYDAQAMTPISVELANPLAGDRPYLRREILLTLMRTVQRNIRRGNPQSSSYEIGHVFEWNPKAPAIPALPGGVRPSDDQLTALDAGLPHQPLHVAAIFTGEVQETGWMGIKRTADWTDAVEAVTRISERLAGHFSLHQITGDDVPATWHPGRFAQVMVGDRVVGTVGEFHPRVCEGLGIPAHTAAFELDLDAVFEAVTYEPVQAQPVSSYPPVHQDFAFVVPSSMTSAQLSDIIRAAAGDLLEAITLFDVFTDNSLGEGKKSLAYAVTLRAADRTLAAEDTDAVRADIIEATAAAGAVLRA from the coding sequence ATGCCACTTATTGATATGAATTGGCTGCGCGACCACGTAGCTGTGCCAGCCGAAGAAACCTACGAACAGCTTGCCGCTGATCTTGTAAAAGTAGGTTTAGAAGAGGAAGAAATTCACACATCTCAAGTCACTGGACCAATTGTGGTGGGCTATGTGGTGGATTTGACTCCAGAACCACAAAAGAACGGCAAAATTATTAATTGGTGCCATATCGATGTGGGTGAACACAATGTTCTCGATGAGAACGGCAACAAGGTTCCTCGTGGCATTGTGTGTGGTGCACCAAATATTGCCGCAGGTCAGAAAGTTGTAGTGACTTTGCCTGGAGCTGTTTTGCCAGGTGACTTTAAGATTGAGCCACGCAAAACCTACGGCCATGTATCCGATGGTATGTGCGCTTCTGAACGTGAACTTGGTTTAGGCTCAGAACACAACGGTATTATTGTTCTGAACAATTACGGTTTGAGTCCTGAACAGGTCGATGCCTTGCAGCCAGGCCAAGATGCTATGGGACTGCTGGGATTGAACGAAGCTACCTTGGAAATTAACATTACGCCAGATCGTGGTTACGCTTTCTCTTACCGTGGTGTAGCTCGTGAATTCCATCATTCTACCGGCGCTACTTTTACTGATTCAGTTGCTTCCTATCAAGAACGTGCACAGCAGCTCAACGCTTCTGACAAGGGTGATGTGGAAGTTATTATTGACGATACCAATCCGATTCATGGAGTTCCAGGCTGCGACCGATACTATGCTCGTACTATAACTGGAATTAATCCTGAGGGTCGTTCCACTCACCAGATGCGCCAGCGTTTATTGCGTTCGGGTATGCGTCCAATTTCTGCAGCAGTGGATGTGACCAACTATGTGATGCTGGACGTAGGTCAGCCTTTGCACGCGTATGATCTCGATAAGATTGAGCAACCAATTGTTGTGCGCCGCGCCGTTGATGGAGAAAAGCTCGTTACCTTGGATGGTAAAGAGCATGAGCTGGTCAACGAAGATTTGTTGATTACTGACTCTCCGAATGGTGAACGCGGTTCGCGCGTACTCGGCATTGCTGGTGTGATGGGTGGCATGTATGGGGAAGTTACGGAGCAAACGCGCAATGTTTTGATTGAGGCGGCTCACTTTGATCCGATTTCCATTGCTCGTTCGGCGCGGCGCCATAAGATTCCTTCGGAGGCGAGCCGACGCTTTGAGCGTGGGGTAGATACCACTTTGCAGGATGCTGCAGCATATGAAGCAATTGATTTGCTGACATCTGTATGTGGCGGTCAGGCGAGCGATAATCCAACAGATATCAACAACACATCTGAACCTGCAACCATTCAATTCCATACATCGGAAGTTAAGCGTTTAACAGGTTTAACTACATCAGATGAAGATATTGCACGCATCTTAACCGATATTGGTAGTGCAGTAAATACAGTATCTGAAGGTGTGCTTGCTGTTACTGTTCCAACATGGCGTCCAGATTTAACTGAAGCGTGTGATCTCGTTGAAGAAGTAGCACGTTTGGTGGGCTACGATCAGATTGCAGTAACAGTTCCATCAGTTCCATCAACATCTATTACTGGTTTAACTGATTCTCAGTTGCGCCGCCGTCAGGTTGCAGATACTTTGGCAGAATATGGTTTGACTGAAACTATCAGTTACCCATTTGTTGGCGATGCTGATTTCGAGGACTTCGCCTACGATGCTCAAGCAATGACGCCGATAAGCGTTGAGCTGGCCAATCCATTAGCAGGAGATCGTCCATATTTGCGTCGTGAAATTCTGCTGACCTTAATGCGCACAGTGCAACGCAATATTCGTCGCGGAAATCCACAGTCTAGTTCCTATGAAATAGGTCACGTGTTTGAATGGAATCCTAAGGCTCCAGCAATTCCTGCTTTGCCGGGTGGCGTTCGTCCAAGTGATGACCAATTGACTGCACTCGATGCTGGTTTGCCTCATCAGCCATTGCACGTTGCTGCTATTTTCACCGGTGAAGTGCAAGAAACCGGATGGATGGGCATTAAGCGTACAGCTGACTGGACTGACGCTGTTGAAGCAGTAACTCGTATTTCTGAACGTTTAGCAGGTCATTTTAGTCTGCATCAGATTACAGGTGATGATGTGCCAGCAACATGGCATCCAGGACGTTTCGCTCAGGTGATGGTTGGCGATCGCGTGGTAGGAACAGTAGGCGAGTTCCATCCACGTGTATGTGAAGGCTTGGGCATTCCTGCGCATACAGCCGCTTTTGAGCTAGATTTAGATGCAGTCTTTGAAGCAGTAACATATGAACCTGTTCAAGCACAACCAGTGTCTAGCTATCCACCTGTACATCAGGATTTCGCTTTTGTTGTGCCATCGAGCATGACATCCGCACAGCTGAGCGATATCATTCGTGCTGCAGCTGGAGATTTGCTTGAAGCCATCACATTATTTGATGTCTTTACTGATAACAGTTTGGGCGAGGGTAAGAAATCTTTGGCTTATGCAGTAACTTTGCGTGCTGCAGACCGTACTCTTGCAGCAGAAGATACAGATGCAGTACGTGCTGATATTATTGAAGCCACTGCAGCAGCGGGAGCTGTTCTGCGCGCATAA
- a CDS encoding arginine repressor — MNEGIPTTRAARLRKVERLITHNIIESQQQLVQLLAQEGIQVTQATLSRDLDDLKASKVRLPSGVFAYSVAGDSQFAAMNPHYVDDVMAEKVRQRIEQQLAKIISGLITEVVCAQNLVVIHTPPGAAQYVASAIDKQPLDNVAGTIAGDDTVMMITTDNRAAEEKMNWLVSIASDAR; from the coding sequence ATGAATGAAGGTATACCAACCACGCGTGCAGCACGATTGCGCAAGGTTGAGCGGCTCATTACTCACAATATTATTGAGTCGCAGCAGCAGCTTGTACAGCTGCTTGCACAGGAGGGAATTCAAGTCACTCAGGCTACATTGAGCCGTGACTTAGATGATCTCAAGGCTAGTAAAGTGCGGTTGCCATCCGGAGTTTTTGCTTACTCTGTTGCAGGGGATAGTCAATTTGCTGCGATGAATCCTCACTATGTAGATGATGTCATGGCAGAAAAAGTCCGTCAGAGAATTGAGCAGCAGCTGGCAAAAATTATTAGCGGACTCATCACAGAAGTAGTATGTGCACAAAATCTAGTTGTGATTCATACTCCTCCAGGAGCAGCGCAATATGTGGCAAGCGCTATAGATAAACAGCCTTTGGATAATGTGGCAGGAACGATTGCTGGAGATGATACAGTCATGATGATTACGACTGATAATCGGGCTGCTGAAGAGAAGATGAATTGGCTTGTTTCTATAGCGTCGGATGCGCGTTAG
- the argF gene encoding ornithine carbamoyltransferase yields the protein MAGVLRHLLRDDDFNHDEQKTILALGLAFRENRYLSRPFEAQSVAVLFDKPSTRTRSSFATGVAELGGYPLIIDKEGSQLGRGEPVADTSRVLTRMTSAIVWRTFGQDRIEEMARYATVPVVNALTDDFHPCQVLADFMTIAQYQGGVDALAGKTIAYLGDAANNMAHSYLLAGAVAGMHVRVAGPQGFLPRTDILADAQRIAAQNGGSILVTTDPEEAVRDADCIFTDTWVSMGEEAEYQLRSKPFVPYQVNDHLMALAKPSALFQHCLPAYRGKEVTASVIDGPQSVVWAEAENRLHAQKAVLTWLIAQQRDDSSLLAGIE from the coding sequence ATGGCTGGAGTATTACGACATTTACTGCGTGATGATGATTTCAATCATGATGAGCAGAAAACCATTCTTGCGTTAGGTTTAGCTTTTCGTGAGAATCGATATTTGTCACGCCCATTTGAAGCGCAATCAGTTGCAGTCTTATTCGATAAGCCAAGCACTCGCACGCGTTCAAGTTTCGCAACAGGAGTAGCAGAACTTGGAGGATATCCACTCATTATCGATAAAGAGGGGTCTCAATTAGGTCGTGGTGAACCTGTTGCAGATACATCACGTGTACTTACGCGCATGACATCTGCGATTGTGTGGCGCACTTTTGGGCAAGATCGTATTGAAGAAATGGCTCGTTATGCCACAGTTCCAGTGGTTAACGCACTTACTGATGATTTTCATCCTTGCCAGGTTCTGGCAGATTTTATGACAATTGCTCAATATCAAGGTGGAGTGGATGCTTTAGCAGGCAAAACTATTGCTTATCTTGGTGACGCCGCAAATAATATGGCACATTCCTATCTGCTCGCAGGAGCTGTTGCAGGTATGCATGTACGTGTAGCAGGACCTCAAGGCTTCCTTCCACGTACTGATATTCTTGCAGATGCTCAGCGTATAGCTGCTCAAAATGGTGGATCAATTCTCGTGACTACTGATCCAGAAGAAGCAGTGCGTGATGCTGATTGCATTTTCACGGATACGTGGGTATCCATGGGAGAAGAAGCTGAATATCAGTTACGTTCTAAGCCATTCGTGCCATATCAGGTTAATGATCATCTTATGGCATTAGCAAAGCCATCGGCTCTCTTCCAACATTGCTTACCTGCTTACCGGGGTAAAGAAGTGACAGCAAGTGTTATTGACGGACCGCAATCTGTAGTTTGGGCTGAAGCAGAAAATCGTCTGCACGCGCAAAAAGCTGTTCTTACATGGCTTATTGCGCAACAGCGTGATGATTCTAGTCTTTTGGCTGGTATTGAATAA
- a CDS encoding acetylornithine transaminase has translation MSKTEQLLNSYAHHHMNVFGTPLRVFDHGDGSYVWDVEGKKYLDFLAGIAVNSVGYNHPAWVDAVAQQASRIAHTSNYFATAPQIELSEKLIHLAGAPEGSRVYFGNSGTEGNEAALKLLKLHARSTGMADNARILALTHSFHGRTLGALSVTWKPSIREPYNPLLPNVEFVEAGNIEALESAFHTGPVAGIIMELIQGEAGVLSVGAEFVQAARRLCNEHNALLVIDEVQTGMGRTGHWFAFQNEILSGGVIPDAISFAKGVAGGFPMGGLISFGEKVSALFTPGSHGSTFAGNPLATAAGLAAIRIIEQEKLLENVRERGHQLRHALEQSTNPLLTSVRGEGLLNAVELSHPCAHAAANWALDHGLIVNAVSDSALRIAPPLNITAQQIEEGCEIIHSLPSDLADD, from the coding sequence ATGAGTAAAACAGAACAATTATTAAATTCTTATGCGCACCATCATATGAACGTATTTGGCACACCATTACGTGTATTTGATCATGGTGATGGTTCTTATGTATGGGATGTTGAGGGGAAGAAATATCTCGACTTTTTAGCCGGAATTGCAGTGAATTCTGTGGGCTATAATCATCCCGCATGGGTGGATGCTGTGGCTCAGCAAGCTTCTCGCATAGCGCATACCTCGAACTATTTTGCAACAGCTCCTCAAATCGAATTATCTGAAAAACTTATCCACTTGGCAGGTGCTCCTGAAGGTTCACGCGTATATTTTGGAAATTCAGGAACAGAAGGTAATGAGGCTGCATTAAAACTCTTAAAATTACACGCTCGTTCTACAGGAATGGCAGATAACGCTCGTATTCTTGCATTGACTCATAGTTTCCATGGGCGCACCTTAGGCGCTTTGAGCGTTACATGGAAACCATCTATACGCGAACCATATAATCCTTTGCTGCCGAACGTGGAATTTGTAGAAGCGGGAAATATTGAGGCTTTAGAGTCAGCTTTTCATACCGGACCTGTAGCTGGCATCATTATGGAACTTATTCAGGGTGAAGCTGGGGTTCTATCAGTAGGCGCTGAGTTTGTGCAAGCGGCTCGACGTCTGTGTAATGAACATAATGCTTTATTGGTCATTGATGAAGTACAAACAGGAATGGGTCGCACAGGGCACTGGTTCGCTTTCCAAAACGAAATTTTGAGTGGTGGCGTTATTCCCGATGCAATTTCTTTCGCAAAAGGAGTAGCTGGAGGTTTCCCCATGGGAGGTCTTATCAGTTTTGGCGAAAAAGTATCTGCACTCTTTACGCCTGGCTCTCATGGATCCACGTTTGCTGGTAATCCTTTGGCAACGGCAGCGGGTCTTGCCGCAATCCGCATCATTGAGCAGGAAAAACTACTCGAGAATGTTCGTGAGCGTGGCCATCAGTTGCGTCATGCATTGGAACAGAGCACGAATCCTTTATTGACATCAGTAAGAGGAGAGGGGCTGCTCAATGCTGTTGAGCTATCCCATCCATGTGCTCACGCGGCAGCTAACTGGGCTCTTGATCATGGTCTTATTGTTAATGCAGTCTCTGACAGTGCTCTACGTATAGCGCCACCATTAAACATTACGGCACAGCAGATTGAAGAAGGATGCGAAATTATTCACTCTCTTCCTTCAGATCTAGCAGACGACTAA
- the argJ gene encoding bifunctional glutamate N-acetyltransferase/amino-acid acetyltransferase ArgJ, whose product MSVVFAQGFSTAGVRGGISSVANKKDVAVVANNGPLNVAAGVFTSNRFAAAPVQYSRAIIENGQAHAVVVNSGGANACTGDAGYAQVEDTAQYAASLLGVDSQDILVASTGLIGELLPMDAVRTGVKNAIDALASSDQAGLDAAQAIMTTDTKPKTVQIEGSGYRVGGMVKGSGMIAPQLATMICIITTDAVVSSEVAQSALKQATSRSFDCIDVDGCMSTNDTVILLASGASEVEPDSEEFHKNIAQACNDLARQIIGDGEGASHDIRIEVTGAQNYDAALACARAVSSSNLLKCAIYGNDPNWGRVVSSLGTVPVDVADFDPRKVTVDINGIRVCDGGQPGQPRELVSMSQREVHIDINLNTGSHAQAVVWTDDLTLDYVHINADYES is encoded by the coding sequence ATGAGTGTAGTTTTTGCTCAAGGATTTTCAACAGCTGGTGTGCGTGGCGGCATTTCGTCGGTAGCCAATAAAAAAGATGTGGCTGTTGTAGCGAATAATGGTCCGTTAAACGTTGCTGCAGGTGTTTTTACTTCTAACCGTTTTGCTGCTGCGCCTGTACAGTACTCTCGCGCCATTATTGAAAACGGACAAGCTCATGCAGTAGTGGTGAACTCTGGTGGGGCTAATGCGTGCACAGGTGATGCAGGTTATGCTCAGGTAGAGGATACCGCTCAGTATGCTGCCTCTCTTCTTGGTGTAGATAGTCAGGATATTTTAGTAGCATCTACGGGTTTAATTGGTGAGCTTTTACCGATGGATGCAGTACGCACTGGTGTGAAAAACGCCATAGATGCGTTAGCAAGTAGTGATCAGGCTGGTCTTGATGCTGCACAAGCTATTATGACCACTGATACCAAGCCTAAAACGGTGCAGATTGAAGGTTCGGGGTATCGCGTTGGTGGCATGGTAAAAGGCTCTGGCATGATTGCGCCTCAACTAGCTACCATGATTTGCATTATCACCACTGATGCAGTGGTCAGTAGCGAAGTTGCACAGAGTGCTTTGAAGCAGGCTACTTCACGTAGCTTTGACTGTATTGACGTGGACGGATGTATGTCTACGAACGATACGGTTATTCTCTTAGCCTCAGGTGCAAGTGAGGTAGAGCCTGATAGTGAAGAATTCCACAAGAATATTGCTCAAGCATGTAACGACCTTGCTCGTCAAATTATTGGTGATGGTGAAGGAGCAAGTCACGATATTCGTATTGAGGTAACAGGCGCTCAAAACTATGATGCTGCCTTAGCGTGTGCTCGCGCAGTATCTTCATCCAATTTGCTCAAATGTGCCATTTATGGCAATGATCCTAATTGGGGACGTGTGGTATCTTCTCTCGGGACGGTGCCGGTTGATGTTGCAGATTTTGATCCTCGCAAAGTAACAGTAGATATTAATGGTATTCGTGTCTGTGATGGAGGACAACCAGGACAGCCACGTGAACTGGTATCGATGAGTCAGCGAGAAGTGCATATTGATATTAATTTGAATACTGGTTCCCATGCTCAAGCCGTTGTGTGGACAGACGATCTCACTCTCGACTATGTGCATATTAATGCGGATTATGAATCGTAG
- the pheS gene encoding phenylalanine--tRNA ligase subunit alpha: MADNIQFDAAAVQAAVSEGIEKLNTVTTMDELRALRNEYAGNNSAMAHASKAIGALAADQKKEAGKIVGKLRADFGRAFAKREEEIKSEEERIAMAAETVDMTQPVRRNPLGARHPLPKLLEDVEDFFVSMGWQIAEGPEVETEWHDFDALNFGPDHPARQMQDTFYIKGNQAKDSAGFVGSNMVMRTHTSPVQARALLSRGVPLYIACPGRVFRTDELDATHTPVFHQCEALAVDKGLTMADLKGVLDKLAVAMFGCEAKTRLRPSYFPFTEPSAEMDLWFPDKKGGPGWIEWGGCGMVNPNVLRSAGIDPDVYSGFAFGVGMERTLLLRHDINDMHDLVEGDVRFSQQFAMGE; encoded by the coding sequence GTGGCTGACAACATTCAGTTCGACGCTGCAGCAGTTCAAGCTGCGGTGAGTGAAGGCATTGAAAAGCTTAACACTGTCACAACAATGGATGAATTGCGAGCATTGCGTAATGAATATGCTGGCAATAATTCTGCTATGGCGCACGCAAGTAAAGCAATTGGAGCTCTTGCAGCTGATCAGAAAAAGGAAGCCGGAAAAATTGTAGGCAAATTGCGTGCTGATTTTGGTCGTGCTTTTGCGAAGCGTGAAGAAGAAATCAAGTCTGAAGAAGAACGCATTGCTATGGCTGCTGAAACTGTTGATATGACTCAGCCAGTGCGTCGCAATCCTTTAGGTGCTCGCCATCCTTTGCCAAAACTTTTAGAAGACGTTGAAGACTTTTTCGTGTCAATGGGTTGGCAAATTGCTGAAGGTCCAGAAGTAGAAACTGAATGGCATGATTTTGACGCTTTGAACTTCGGACCTGATCATCCTGCACGTCAAATGCAAGATACTTTTTATATTAAAGGTAACCAAGCTAAAGATTCTGCAGGTTTTGTAGGATCGAATATGGTGATGCGTACTCATACATCACCTGTACAAGCACGTGCTTTACTCTCGCGTGGTGTGCCGCTGTATATCGCATGCCCTGGTCGCGTTTTCCGCACAGATGAGCTTGATGCAACGCATACACCTGTTTTCCACCAATGTGAAGCGCTCGCAGTGGATAAAGGCTTAACGATGGCTGATTTGAAGGGCGTGCTCGACAAGTTGGCTGTGGCGATGTTTGGTTGTGAAGCTAAGACACGTTTGCGTCCAAGCTACTTCCCATTTACTGAGCCAAGCGCAGAGATGGATTTGTGGTTCCCTGATAAGAAGGGCGGTCCAGGCTGGATTGAATGGGGTGGCTGCGGTATGGTCAACCCTAATGTATTGCGTTCAGCAGGTATCGATCCTGACGTGTATTCCGGTTTTGCTTTTGGAGTGGGAATGGAGCGTACTCTTTTGCTGCGTCATGATATTAATGACATGCATGATCTTGTAGAAGGCGATGTCCGTTTCAGCCAGCAGTTTGCGATGGGAGAGTAA
- a CDS encoding argininosuccinate synthase — MTDQNRIVLAYSGGLDTSVAIPYLKDRTGKDVVAVSLDVGQGGERLETIRERALACGAVESYIVDARDEFANEYCMRALKANAMYEGVYPLVSAISRPLITKHLVRAAHQFGADTIAHGCTGKGNDQVRFEVSIQSIDPTLGAISPIRDLSLTRDIEIQYAKDHNLPIEQTEKSPYSIDQNVWGRAIETGYLEDPWNAPTKDVYSYTDDPAFPPVADEVTIEFEQGVPVKIDGRDVTPLQAIEEMNRRAGAQGIGRIDLIEDRLVGIKSRELYEAPGAVALIEAHNELENFCLEREQHRIKRDIDKRWAELVYDAQWFSPAVKSLNAFIDDTQQYVSGEIRMVLHGGRAVVVGRRSESSLYDYNLATYESGDSFDQNASNGFIEIYGLPTRVAAARDVKFGNAVEVPNNTVA; from the coding sequence ATGACTGACCAGAACCGTATTGTTCTTGCATACTCCGGAGGTTTGGATACTTCCGTTGCAATTCCGTATTTGAAAGACCGCACAGGAAAAGATGTTGTGGCAGTGTCACTGGATGTAGGTCAGGGTGGTGAGCGTCTTGAAACAATTCGCGAGCGTGCTTTGGCATGCGGAGCAGTTGAATCTTATATCGTAGATGCTCGCGATGAATTTGCTAATGAGTACTGCATGCGTGCTTTGAAAGCAAACGCCATGTATGAAGGTGTTTATCCTTTAGTATCCGCTATTTCTCGTCCTCTCATTACTAAGCATTTGGTTCGTGCAGCTCATCAGTTTGGTGCAGATACTATTGCTCACGGATGCACTGGTAAGGGCAACGATCAGGTTCGTTTTGAGGTTTCTATTCAGTCTATTGATCCAACGCTAGGCGCTATTAGCCCAATTCGTGACCTTTCTTTGACTCGTGACATTGAAATTCAGTACGCTAAGGATCACAATCTGCCAATTGAGCAGACCGAGAAGAGCCCATACTCTATTGATCAAAATGTATGGGGTCGTGCAATCGAAACTGGTTATTTGGAAGACCCTTGGAATGCTCCAACTAAGGATGTATATTCCTACACCGATGATCCAGCTTTCCCACCAGTTGCTGATGAAGTTACCATTGAATTCGAGCAGGGTGTTCCAGTTAAGATCGATGGTCGCGATGTTACACCTTTGCAGGCGATTGAAGAGATGAATCGTCGTGCAGGTGCTCAAGGTATTGGCCGTATTGATTTGATTGAAGACCGCTTAGTTGGTATTAAATCTCGTGAGCTTTATGAAGCTCCAGGCGCAGTTGCTTTGATTGAAGCACATAACGAGTTAGAGAACTTCTGCCTCGAACGTGAGCAGCATCGCATCAAGCGTGATATTGATAAGCGTTGGGCAGAACTGGTATACGATGCACAATGGTTCTCTCCAGCCGTCAAGTCTTTGAACGCTTTCATCGATGACACTCAGCAGTATGTATCTGGTGAAATTCGAATGGTTCTGCACGGCGGACGTGCTGTTGTGGTGGGTCGTCGTTCTGAATCTTCTCTGTACGACTACAATTTGGCTACATACGAGTCTGGTGATTCTTTCGATCAGAACGCATCTAACGGATTTATTGAAATCTACGGTTTGCCAACTCGCGTGGCTGCAGCTCGCGATGTGAAGTTTGGAAACGCTGTAGAAGTACCAAACAATACTGTTGCGTAA